In the genome of Populus trichocarpa isolate Nisqually-1 chromosome 6, P.trichocarpa_v4.1, whole genome shotgun sequence, one region contains:
- the LOC7474692 gene encoding CBL-interacting serine/threonine-protein kinase 24 isoform X4, translating into MMKKVTRMVGKYEVGRTIGEGNFAKVKFAQNRETGESVAMKILAKSTILKHKMVDQIKREISIMKIVRHPNIVRLHEVHQGRLSENESRRYFQQLIDAVAHCHRKGVYHRDLKPENLLLDAFGNLKVSDFGLSALRQKGVGLLHTTCGTPNYVAPEVLGHQGYDGAAADVWSCGVILFVLMAGYLPFEEIDLPTLCRKINAAKYSCPFWFSPVAKALIDKILDPNPKTRIGIEGIKKHPWFRKSYEPVGHSEEEEVNLDDVHAVFDDIEDHYVAEQLENSEGGPLVMNAFEMIALSQGLNLSALFDRRQDYVKKQTRFVSRKPAKVIISAFEAVAESMNLKFHTHNYKTRLEGISENKAGQFAVVLEVYEVGPSLFMVDARKASGETLEYHEFYKNFCAQLENIIWKPPEGC; encoded by the exons ATGATGAAGAAAGTAACGAGAATGGTAGGAAAATATGAAGTTGGCCGTACAATTGGCGAAGGAAACTTCGCCAAGGTCAAATTTGCTCAAAATAGAGAAACTGGAGAGAGTGTAGCCATGAAAATTCTCGCTAAATCAACCATTCTCAAGCACAAAATGGTTGATCAG ATAAAAAGAGAGATATCAATCATGAAGATTGTGAGACATCCTAACATAGTTAGGCTGCAtgag GTTCATCAAGGAAGACTTTCCGAAAATGAATCGAGGCGGTATTTTCAGCAGCTTATAGATGCTGTTGCTCACTGTCACCGGAAGGGTGTGTACCACAGAGACCTGAAG CCTGAAAACCTTCTTCTTGATGCTTTTGGGAATTTGAAGGTTTCAGACTTTGGATTGAGCGCGTTGCGCCAGAAA GGGGTTGGACTTCTTCATACAACGTGTGGAACCCCAAATTATGTTGCACCTGAG GTACTTGGTCACCAGGGTTATGATGGAGCTGCTGCTGATGTGTGGTCATGTGGAGTCATCCTCTTTGTTCTAATGGCTGGATATCTTCCATTTGAGGAGATAGACCTTCCAACCTTGTGCCGAAA GATAAATGCTGCAAAGTATTCTTGTCCATTTTGGTTTTCTCCTGTGGCAAAAGCATTGATAGATAAGATACTCGATCCCAATCCTAAAACT CGTATAGGGATTGAGGGAATTAAAAAACATCCATGGTTTCGGAAAAGCTATGAGCCTGTTGGACATAGTGAAGAAGAGGAAGTGAATTTGGATGATGTTCATGCAGTTTTTGATGACATCGAG GATCATTATGTAGCAGAGCAATTGGAGAACAGTGAGGGCGGTCCTTTGGTAATGAATGCATTTGAGATGATTGCCCTATCTCAAGGGCTGAATCTATCAGCATTGTTCGATAGACGTCAG gattatgtaaaaaaacaaactcgTTTTGTATCCCGCAAACCAGCAAAAGTTATAATTTCAGCATTTGAAGCTGTTGCGGAATCAATGAATCTCAAGTTCCATACACATAATTACAAG ACAAGACTCGAAGGAATATCTGAAAATAAGGCTGGACAATTTGCAGTTGTTCTGGAG GTTTATGAAGTTGGTCCATCACTTTTCATGGTAGATGCACGGAAGGCATCTGGGGAAACTCTTGAATATCACGAG TTCTACAAGAACTTCTGCGCTCAGCTAGAAAATATCATCTGGAAACCTCCAGAAGGGTGCTAA
- the LOC7474692 gene encoding CBL-interacting serine/threonine-protein kinase 24 isoform X1, with the protein MMKKVTRMVGKYEVGRTIGEGNFAKVKFAQNRETGESVAMKILAKSTILKHKMVDQIKREISIMKIVRHPNIVRLHEVLSSRTKIYIILEFVTGGELFDKIVHQGRLSENESRRYFQQLIDAVAHCHRKGVYHRDLKPENLLLDAFGNLKVSDFGLSALRQKGVGLLHTTCGTPNYVAPEVLGHQGYDGAAADVWSCGVILFVLMAGYLPFEEIDLPTLCRKINAAKYSCPFWFSPVAKALIDKILDPNPKTRIGIEGIKKHPWFRKSYEPVGHSEEEEVNLDDVHAVFDDIEDHYVAEQLENSEGGPLVMNAFEMIALSQGLNLSALFDRRQDYVKKQTRFVSRKPAKVIISAFEAVAESMNLKFHTHNYKTRLEGISENKAGQFAVVLEVYEVGPSLFMVDARKASGETLEYHEFYKNFCAQLENIIWKPPEGC; encoded by the exons ATGATGAAGAAAGTAACGAGAATGGTAGGAAAATATGAAGTTGGCCGTACAATTGGCGAAGGAAACTTCGCCAAGGTCAAATTTGCTCAAAATAGAGAAACTGGAGAGAGTGTAGCCATGAAAATTCTCGCTAAATCAACCATTCTCAAGCACAAAATGGTTGATCAG ATAAAAAGAGAGATATCAATCATGAAGATTGTGAGACATCCTAACATAGTTAGGCTGCAtgag GTTTTGTCGAGCCGGACGaagatatatataattcttgagTTTGTTACTGGAGgagaattatttgataaaatt GTTCATCAAGGAAGACTTTCCGAAAATGAATCGAGGCGGTATTTTCAGCAGCTTATAGATGCTGTTGCTCACTGTCACCGGAAGGGTGTGTACCACAGAGACCTGAAG CCTGAAAACCTTCTTCTTGATGCTTTTGGGAATTTGAAGGTTTCAGACTTTGGATTGAGCGCGTTGCGCCAGAAA GGGGTTGGACTTCTTCATACAACGTGTGGAACCCCAAATTATGTTGCACCTGAG GTACTTGGTCACCAGGGTTATGATGGAGCTGCTGCTGATGTGTGGTCATGTGGAGTCATCCTCTTTGTTCTAATGGCTGGATATCTTCCATTTGAGGAGATAGACCTTCCAACCTTGTGCCGAAA GATAAATGCTGCAAAGTATTCTTGTCCATTTTGGTTTTCTCCTGTGGCAAAAGCATTGATAGATAAGATACTCGATCCCAATCCTAAAACT CGTATAGGGATTGAGGGAATTAAAAAACATCCATGGTTTCGGAAAAGCTATGAGCCTGTTGGACATAGTGAAGAAGAGGAAGTGAATTTGGATGATGTTCATGCAGTTTTTGATGACATCGAG GATCATTATGTAGCAGAGCAATTGGAGAACAGTGAGGGCGGTCCTTTGGTAATGAATGCATTTGAGATGATTGCCCTATCTCAAGGGCTGAATCTATCAGCATTGTTCGATAGACGTCAG gattatgtaaaaaaacaaactcgTTTTGTATCCCGCAAACCAGCAAAAGTTATAATTTCAGCATTTGAAGCTGTTGCGGAATCAATGAATCTCAAGTTCCATACACATAATTACAAG ACAAGACTCGAAGGAATATCTGAAAATAAGGCTGGACAATTTGCAGTTGTTCTGGAG GTTTATGAAGTTGGTCCATCACTTTTCATGGTAGATGCACGGAAGGCATCTGGGGAAACTCTTGAATATCACGAG TTCTACAAGAACTTCTGCGCTCAGCTAGAAAATATCATCTGGAAACCTCCAGAAGGGTGCTAA
- the LOC7474692 gene encoding CBL-interacting serine/threonine-protein kinase 24 isoform X6 translates to MMKKVTRMVGKYEVGRTIGEGNFAKVKFAQNRETGESVAMKILAKSTILKHKMVDQIKREISIMKIVRHPNIVRLHEVHQGRLSENESRRYFQQLIDAVAHCHRKGVYHRDLKPENLLLDAFGNLKVSDFGLSALRQKGVGLLHTTCGTPNYVAPEVLGHQGYDGAAADVWSCGVILFVLMAGYLPFEEIDLPTLCRKYSCPFWFSPVAKALIDKILDPNPKTRIGIEGIKKHPWFRKSYEPVGHSEEEEVNLDDVHAVFDDIEDHYVAEQLENSEGGPLVMNAFEMIALSQGLNLSALFDRRQDYVKKQTRFVSRKPAKVIISAFEAVAESMNLKFHTHNYKTRLEGISENKAGQFAVVLEVYEVGPSLFMVDARKASGETLEYHEFYKNFCAQLENIIWKPPEGC, encoded by the exons ATGATGAAGAAAGTAACGAGAATGGTAGGAAAATATGAAGTTGGCCGTACAATTGGCGAAGGAAACTTCGCCAAGGTCAAATTTGCTCAAAATAGAGAAACTGGAGAGAGTGTAGCCATGAAAATTCTCGCTAAATCAACCATTCTCAAGCACAAAATGGTTGATCAG ATAAAAAGAGAGATATCAATCATGAAGATTGTGAGACATCCTAACATAGTTAGGCTGCAtgag GTTCATCAAGGAAGACTTTCCGAAAATGAATCGAGGCGGTATTTTCAGCAGCTTATAGATGCTGTTGCTCACTGTCACCGGAAGGGTGTGTACCACAGAGACCTGAAG CCTGAAAACCTTCTTCTTGATGCTTTTGGGAATTTGAAGGTTTCAGACTTTGGATTGAGCGCGTTGCGCCAGAAA GGGGTTGGACTTCTTCATACAACGTGTGGAACCCCAAATTATGTTGCACCTGAG GTACTTGGTCACCAGGGTTATGATGGAGCTGCTGCTGATGTGTGGTCATGTGGAGTCATCCTCTTTGTTCTAATGGCTGGATATCTTCCATTTGAGGAGATAGACCTTCCAACCTTGTGCCGAAAG TATTCTTGTCCATTTTGGTTTTCTCCTGTGGCAAAAGCATTGATAGATAAGATACTCGATCCCAATCCTAAAACT CGTATAGGGATTGAGGGAATTAAAAAACATCCATGGTTTCGGAAAAGCTATGAGCCTGTTGGACATAGTGAAGAAGAGGAAGTGAATTTGGATGATGTTCATGCAGTTTTTGATGACATCGAG GATCATTATGTAGCAGAGCAATTGGAGAACAGTGAGGGCGGTCCTTTGGTAATGAATGCATTTGAGATGATTGCCCTATCTCAAGGGCTGAATCTATCAGCATTGTTCGATAGACGTCAG gattatgtaaaaaaacaaactcgTTTTGTATCCCGCAAACCAGCAAAAGTTATAATTTCAGCATTTGAAGCTGTTGCGGAATCAATGAATCTCAAGTTCCATACACATAATTACAAG ACAAGACTCGAAGGAATATCTGAAAATAAGGCTGGACAATTTGCAGTTGTTCTGGAG GTTTATGAAGTTGGTCCATCACTTTTCATGGTAGATGCACGGAAGGCATCTGGGGAAACTCTTGAATATCACGAG TTCTACAAGAACTTCTGCGCTCAGCTAGAAAATATCATCTGGAAACCTCCAGAAGGGTGCTAA
- the LOC7474692 gene encoding CBL-interacting serine/threonine-protein kinase 24 isoform X5 — translation MMKKVTRMVGKYEVGRTIGEGNFAKVKFAQNRETGESVAMKILAKSTILKHKMVDQIKREISIMKIVRHPNIVRLHEVLSSRTKIYIILEFVTGGELFDKIVHQGRLSENESRRYFQQLIDAVAHCHRKGVYHRDLKPENLLLDAFGNLKVSDFGLSALRQKGVGLLHTTCGTPNYVAPEVLGHQGYDGAAADVWSCGVILFVLMAGYLPFEEIDLPTLCRKRIGIEGIKKHPWFRKSYEPVGHSEEEEVNLDDVHAVFDDIEDHYVAEQLENSEGGPLVMNAFEMIALSQGLNLSALFDRRQDYVKKQTRFVSRKPAKVIISAFEAVAESMNLKFHTHNYKTRLEGISENKAGQFAVVLEVYEVGPSLFMVDARKASGETLEYHEFYKNFCAQLENIIWKPPEGC, via the exons ATGATGAAGAAAGTAACGAGAATGGTAGGAAAATATGAAGTTGGCCGTACAATTGGCGAAGGAAACTTCGCCAAGGTCAAATTTGCTCAAAATAGAGAAACTGGAGAGAGTGTAGCCATGAAAATTCTCGCTAAATCAACCATTCTCAAGCACAAAATGGTTGATCAG ATAAAAAGAGAGATATCAATCATGAAGATTGTGAGACATCCTAACATAGTTAGGCTGCAtgag GTTTTGTCGAGCCGGACGaagatatatataattcttgagTTTGTTACTGGAGgagaattatttgataaaatt GTTCATCAAGGAAGACTTTCCGAAAATGAATCGAGGCGGTATTTTCAGCAGCTTATAGATGCTGTTGCTCACTGTCACCGGAAGGGTGTGTACCACAGAGACCTGAAG CCTGAAAACCTTCTTCTTGATGCTTTTGGGAATTTGAAGGTTTCAGACTTTGGATTGAGCGCGTTGCGCCAGAAA GGGGTTGGACTTCTTCATACAACGTGTGGAACCCCAAATTATGTTGCACCTGAG GTACTTGGTCACCAGGGTTATGATGGAGCTGCTGCTGATGTGTGGTCATGTGGAGTCATCCTCTTTGTTCTAATGGCTGGATATCTTCCATTTGAGGAGATAGACCTTCCAACCTTGTGCCGAAAG CGTATAGGGATTGAGGGAATTAAAAAACATCCATGGTTTCGGAAAAGCTATGAGCCTGTTGGACATAGTGAAGAAGAGGAAGTGAATTTGGATGATGTTCATGCAGTTTTTGATGACATCGAG GATCATTATGTAGCAGAGCAATTGGAGAACAGTGAGGGCGGTCCTTTGGTAATGAATGCATTTGAGATGATTGCCCTATCTCAAGGGCTGAATCTATCAGCATTGTTCGATAGACGTCAG gattatgtaaaaaaacaaactcgTTTTGTATCCCGCAAACCAGCAAAAGTTATAATTTCAGCATTTGAAGCTGTTGCGGAATCAATGAATCTCAAGTTCCATACACATAATTACAAG ACAAGACTCGAAGGAATATCTGAAAATAAGGCTGGACAATTTGCAGTTGTTCTGGAG GTTTATGAAGTTGGTCCATCACTTTTCATGGTAGATGCACGGAAGGCATCTGGGGAAACTCTTGAATATCACGAG TTCTACAAGAACTTCTGCGCTCAGCTAGAAAATATCATCTGGAAACCTCCAGAAGGGTGCTAA
- the LOC7474692 gene encoding CBL-interacting serine/threonine-protein kinase 24 isoform X3 produces the protein MMKKVTRMVGKYEVGRTIGEGNFAKVKFAQNRETGESVAMKILAKSTILKHKMVDQIKREISIMKIVRHPNIVRLHEVLSSRTKIYIILEFVTGGELFDKIVHQGRLSENESRRYFQQLIDAVAHCHRKGVYHRDLKPENLLLDAFGNLKVSDFGLSALRQKGVGLLHTTCGTPNYVAPEVLGHQGYDGAAADVWSCGVILFVLMAGYLPFEEIDLPTLCRKINAAKYSCPFWFSPVAKALIDKILDPNPKTRIGIEGIKKHPWFRKSYEPVGHSEEEEVNLDDVHAVFDDIEDHYVAEQLENSEGGPLVMNAFEMIALSQGLNLSALFDRRQDYVKKQTRFVSRKPAKVIISAFEAVAESMNLKFHTHNYKTRLEGISENKAGQFAVVLENKNYTKKLSFMLRFMKLVHHFSW, from the exons ATGATGAAGAAAGTAACGAGAATGGTAGGAAAATATGAAGTTGGCCGTACAATTGGCGAAGGAAACTTCGCCAAGGTCAAATTTGCTCAAAATAGAGAAACTGGAGAGAGTGTAGCCATGAAAATTCTCGCTAAATCAACCATTCTCAAGCACAAAATGGTTGATCAG ATAAAAAGAGAGATATCAATCATGAAGATTGTGAGACATCCTAACATAGTTAGGCTGCAtgag GTTTTGTCGAGCCGGACGaagatatatataattcttgagTTTGTTACTGGAGgagaattatttgataaaatt GTTCATCAAGGAAGACTTTCCGAAAATGAATCGAGGCGGTATTTTCAGCAGCTTATAGATGCTGTTGCTCACTGTCACCGGAAGGGTGTGTACCACAGAGACCTGAAG CCTGAAAACCTTCTTCTTGATGCTTTTGGGAATTTGAAGGTTTCAGACTTTGGATTGAGCGCGTTGCGCCAGAAA GGGGTTGGACTTCTTCATACAACGTGTGGAACCCCAAATTATGTTGCACCTGAG GTACTTGGTCACCAGGGTTATGATGGAGCTGCTGCTGATGTGTGGTCATGTGGAGTCATCCTCTTTGTTCTAATGGCTGGATATCTTCCATTTGAGGAGATAGACCTTCCAACCTTGTGCCGAAA GATAAATGCTGCAAAGTATTCTTGTCCATTTTGGTTTTCTCCTGTGGCAAAAGCATTGATAGATAAGATACTCGATCCCAATCCTAAAACT CGTATAGGGATTGAGGGAATTAAAAAACATCCATGGTTTCGGAAAAGCTATGAGCCTGTTGGACATAGTGAAGAAGAGGAAGTGAATTTGGATGATGTTCATGCAGTTTTTGATGACATCGAG GATCATTATGTAGCAGAGCAATTGGAGAACAGTGAGGGCGGTCCTTTGGTAATGAATGCATTTGAGATGATTGCCCTATCTCAAGGGCTGAATCTATCAGCATTGTTCGATAGACGTCAG gattatgtaaaaaaacaaactcgTTTTGTATCCCGCAAACCAGCAAAAGTTATAATTTCAGCATTTGAAGCTGTTGCGGAATCAATGAATCTCAAGTTCCATACACATAATTACAAG ACAAGACTCGAAGGAATATCTGAAAATAAGGCTGGACAATTTGCAGTTGTTCTGGAG AACAAGAACTATACCAAAAAATTGTCTTTCATGCTCAGGTTTATGAAGTTGGTCCATCACTTTTCATGGTAG
- the LOC7474692 gene encoding CBL-interacting serine/threonine-protein kinase 24 isoform X8: MMKKVTRMVGKYEVGRTIGEGNFAKVKFAQNRETGESVAMKILAKSTILKHKMVDQIKREISIMKIVRHPNIVRLHEVLSSRTKIYIILEFVTGGELFDKIVHQGRLSENESRRYFQQLIDAVAHCHRKGVYHRDLKPENLLLDAFGNLKVSDFGLSALRQKGVGLLHTTCGTPNYVAPEVLGHQGYDGAAADVWSCGVILFVLMAGYLPFEEIDLPTLCRKINAAKYSCPFWFSPVAKALIDKILDPNPKTRIGIEGIKKHPWFRKSYEPVGHSEEEEVNLDDVHAVFDDIEDHYVAEQLENSEGGPLVMNAFEMIALSQGLNLSALFDRRQDYVKKQTRFVSRKPAKVIISAFEAVAESMNLKFHTHNYKFYKNFCAQLENIIWKPPEGC, translated from the exons ATGATGAAGAAAGTAACGAGAATGGTAGGAAAATATGAAGTTGGCCGTACAATTGGCGAAGGAAACTTCGCCAAGGTCAAATTTGCTCAAAATAGAGAAACTGGAGAGAGTGTAGCCATGAAAATTCTCGCTAAATCAACCATTCTCAAGCACAAAATGGTTGATCAG ATAAAAAGAGAGATATCAATCATGAAGATTGTGAGACATCCTAACATAGTTAGGCTGCAtgag GTTTTGTCGAGCCGGACGaagatatatataattcttgagTTTGTTACTGGAGgagaattatttgataaaatt GTTCATCAAGGAAGACTTTCCGAAAATGAATCGAGGCGGTATTTTCAGCAGCTTATAGATGCTGTTGCTCACTGTCACCGGAAGGGTGTGTACCACAGAGACCTGAAG CCTGAAAACCTTCTTCTTGATGCTTTTGGGAATTTGAAGGTTTCAGACTTTGGATTGAGCGCGTTGCGCCAGAAA GGGGTTGGACTTCTTCATACAACGTGTGGAACCCCAAATTATGTTGCACCTGAG GTACTTGGTCACCAGGGTTATGATGGAGCTGCTGCTGATGTGTGGTCATGTGGAGTCATCCTCTTTGTTCTAATGGCTGGATATCTTCCATTTGAGGAGATAGACCTTCCAACCTTGTGCCGAAA GATAAATGCTGCAAAGTATTCTTGTCCATTTTGGTTTTCTCCTGTGGCAAAAGCATTGATAGATAAGATACTCGATCCCAATCCTAAAACT CGTATAGGGATTGAGGGAATTAAAAAACATCCATGGTTTCGGAAAAGCTATGAGCCTGTTGGACATAGTGAAGAAGAGGAAGTGAATTTGGATGATGTTCATGCAGTTTTTGATGACATCGAG GATCATTATGTAGCAGAGCAATTGGAGAACAGTGAGGGCGGTCCTTTGGTAATGAATGCATTTGAGATGATTGCCCTATCTCAAGGGCTGAATCTATCAGCATTGTTCGATAGACGTCAG gattatgtaaaaaaacaaactcgTTTTGTATCCCGCAAACCAGCAAAAGTTATAATTTCAGCATTTGAAGCTGTTGCGGAATCAATGAATCTCAAGTTCCATACACATAATTACAAG TTCTACAAGAACTTCTGCGCTCAGCTAGAAAATATCATCTGGAAACCTCCAGAAGGGTGCTAA
- the LOC7474692 gene encoding CBL-interacting serine/threonine-protein kinase 24 isoform X7, producing MMKKVTRMVGKYEVGRTIGEGNFAKVKFAQNRETGESVAMKILAKSTILKHKMVDQIKREISIMKIVRHPNIVRLHEVLSSRTKIYIILEFVTGGELFDKIVHQGRLSENESRRYFQQLIDAVAHCHRKGVYHRDLKPENLLLDAFGNLKVSDFGLSALRQKGVGLLHTTCGTPNYVAPEVLGHQGYDGAAADVWSCGVILFVLMAGYLPFEEIDLPTLCRKINAAKYSCPFWFSPVAKALIDKILDPNPKTRIGIEGIKKHPWFRKSYEPVGHSEEEEVNLDDVHAVFDDIEDHYVAEQLENSEGGPLVMNAFEMIALSQGLNLSALFDRRQTRLEGISENKAGQFAVVLEVYEVGPSLFMVDARKASGETLEYHEFYKNFCAQLENIIWKPPEGC from the exons ATGATGAAGAAAGTAACGAGAATGGTAGGAAAATATGAAGTTGGCCGTACAATTGGCGAAGGAAACTTCGCCAAGGTCAAATTTGCTCAAAATAGAGAAACTGGAGAGAGTGTAGCCATGAAAATTCTCGCTAAATCAACCATTCTCAAGCACAAAATGGTTGATCAG ATAAAAAGAGAGATATCAATCATGAAGATTGTGAGACATCCTAACATAGTTAGGCTGCAtgag GTTTTGTCGAGCCGGACGaagatatatataattcttgagTTTGTTACTGGAGgagaattatttgataaaatt GTTCATCAAGGAAGACTTTCCGAAAATGAATCGAGGCGGTATTTTCAGCAGCTTATAGATGCTGTTGCTCACTGTCACCGGAAGGGTGTGTACCACAGAGACCTGAAG CCTGAAAACCTTCTTCTTGATGCTTTTGGGAATTTGAAGGTTTCAGACTTTGGATTGAGCGCGTTGCGCCAGAAA GGGGTTGGACTTCTTCATACAACGTGTGGAACCCCAAATTATGTTGCACCTGAG GTACTTGGTCACCAGGGTTATGATGGAGCTGCTGCTGATGTGTGGTCATGTGGAGTCATCCTCTTTGTTCTAATGGCTGGATATCTTCCATTTGAGGAGATAGACCTTCCAACCTTGTGCCGAAA GATAAATGCTGCAAAGTATTCTTGTCCATTTTGGTTTTCTCCTGTGGCAAAAGCATTGATAGATAAGATACTCGATCCCAATCCTAAAACT CGTATAGGGATTGAGGGAATTAAAAAACATCCATGGTTTCGGAAAAGCTATGAGCCTGTTGGACATAGTGAAGAAGAGGAAGTGAATTTGGATGATGTTCATGCAGTTTTTGATGACATCGAG GATCATTATGTAGCAGAGCAATTGGAGAACAGTGAGGGCGGTCCTTTGGTAATGAATGCATTTGAGATGATTGCCCTATCTCAAGGGCTGAATCTATCAGCATTGTTCGATAGACGTCAG ACAAGACTCGAAGGAATATCTGAAAATAAGGCTGGACAATTTGCAGTTGTTCTGGAG GTTTATGAAGTTGGTCCATCACTTTTCATGGTAGATGCACGGAAGGCATCTGGGGAAACTCTTGAATATCACGAG TTCTACAAGAACTTCTGCGCTCAGCTAGAAAATATCATCTGGAAACCTCCAGAAGGGTGCTAA
- the LOC7474692 gene encoding CBL-interacting serine/threonine-protein kinase 24 isoform X2, producing MMKKVTRMVGKYEVGRTIGEGNFAKVKFAQNRETGESVAMKILAKSTILKHKMVDQIKREISIMKIVRHPNIVRLHEVLSSRTKIYIILEFVTGGELFDKIVHQGRLSENESRRYFQQLIDAVAHCHRKGVYHRDLKPENLLLDAFGNLKVSDFGLSALRQKGVGLLHTTCGTPNYVAPEVLGHQGYDGAAADVWSCGVILFVLMAGYLPFEEIDLPTLCRKYSCPFWFSPVAKALIDKILDPNPKTRIGIEGIKKHPWFRKSYEPVGHSEEEEVNLDDVHAVFDDIEDHYVAEQLENSEGGPLVMNAFEMIALSQGLNLSALFDRRQDYVKKQTRFVSRKPAKVIISAFEAVAESMNLKFHTHNYKTRLEGISENKAGQFAVVLEVYEVGPSLFMVDARKASGETLEYHEFYKNFCAQLENIIWKPPEGC from the exons ATGATGAAGAAAGTAACGAGAATGGTAGGAAAATATGAAGTTGGCCGTACAATTGGCGAAGGAAACTTCGCCAAGGTCAAATTTGCTCAAAATAGAGAAACTGGAGAGAGTGTAGCCATGAAAATTCTCGCTAAATCAACCATTCTCAAGCACAAAATGGTTGATCAG ATAAAAAGAGAGATATCAATCATGAAGATTGTGAGACATCCTAACATAGTTAGGCTGCAtgag GTTTTGTCGAGCCGGACGaagatatatataattcttgagTTTGTTACTGGAGgagaattatttgataaaatt GTTCATCAAGGAAGACTTTCCGAAAATGAATCGAGGCGGTATTTTCAGCAGCTTATAGATGCTGTTGCTCACTGTCACCGGAAGGGTGTGTACCACAGAGACCTGAAG CCTGAAAACCTTCTTCTTGATGCTTTTGGGAATTTGAAGGTTTCAGACTTTGGATTGAGCGCGTTGCGCCAGAAA GGGGTTGGACTTCTTCATACAACGTGTGGAACCCCAAATTATGTTGCACCTGAG GTACTTGGTCACCAGGGTTATGATGGAGCTGCTGCTGATGTGTGGTCATGTGGAGTCATCCTCTTTGTTCTAATGGCTGGATATCTTCCATTTGAGGAGATAGACCTTCCAACCTTGTGCCGAAAG TATTCTTGTCCATTTTGGTTTTCTCCTGTGGCAAAAGCATTGATAGATAAGATACTCGATCCCAATCCTAAAACT CGTATAGGGATTGAGGGAATTAAAAAACATCCATGGTTTCGGAAAAGCTATGAGCCTGTTGGACATAGTGAAGAAGAGGAAGTGAATTTGGATGATGTTCATGCAGTTTTTGATGACATCGAG GATCATTATGTAGCAGAGCAATTGGAGAACAGTGAGGGCGGTCCTTTGGTAATGAATGCATTTGAGATGATTGCCCTATCTCAAGGGCTGAATCTATCAGCATTGTTCGATAGACGTCAG gattatgtaaaaaaacaaactcgTTTTGTATCCCGCAAACCAGCAAAAGTTATAATTTCAGCATTTGAAGCTGTTGCGGAATCAATGAATCTCAAGTTCCATACACATAATTACAAG ACAAGACTCGAAGGAATATCTGAAAATAAGGCTGGACAATTTGCAGTTGTTCTGGAG GTTTATGAAGTTGGTCCATCACTTTTCATGGTAGATGCACGGAAGGCATCTGGGGAAACTCTTGAATATCACGAG TTCTACAAGAACTTCTGCGCTCAGCTAGAAAATATCATCTGGAAACCTCCAGAAGGGTGCTAA